Proteins encoded within one genomic window of Tigriopus californicus strain San Diego chromosome 12, Tcal_SD_v2.1, whole genome shotgun sequence:
- the LOC131892180 gene encoding uncharacterized protein LOC131892180, giving the protein MNSSSFQTIALGPGSSSDNIQGQITPGIDQIIPFAEPFQSDTSSSSPNILQSFEPASSSSPSSTVSESESTSTMTSTSSVPMPSSSMITSDLNSSASTQDFSPSFETASSSSPSSTISEPESTSAITSTFSVPVPSSSMETSESVTSASTQDNSPPFETASSSSPRPTFSETEVTSIKTSPSSQTINLVPGSSSANIPGQITPGIDQIIPFAEPSQSDTSSSSPDILPSFETASSSNPSSTISESESTSAMTSTLSVPMPSSSMVTSELDTSASTTDVSPSFETDFSSSPSSTISESESTSTLTSTLSVPMPSSSMMTSESETSASTTDVSPSFETDSSSSPSSTISESESTSTLTSTLSVPMPSSPMMTSELDTSTSPTDVSPSLETDSSSSPSSTIFESDSTSTLTSTLSVPMPSSSMMTSESETSASTTDVSPSFETDSSSSPSSTISESESTSTLTSTLSVPMPSSPMIPLN; this is encoded by the coding sequence ATGAACTCCTCTTCATTTCAAACCATCGCTTTGGGTCCTGGATCTTCATCTGATAACATTCAAGGACAAATAACACCTggaattgatcaaataataccTTTTGCAGAACCCTTTCAATCAGACACAAGTTCATCCTCtccaaatattttgcaatcttTTGAGCCAGCTTCTTCATCAAGCCCCAGTTCAACTGTATCTGAGTCAGAATCAACTTCAACCATGACATCCACTTCATCTGTGCCCATGCCGTCATCTTCCATGATAACCTCTGATTTAAACTCAAGTGCTTCCACCCAAGATTTTTCGCCATCTTTTGAGACAGCTTCTTCATCCAGCCCTAGTTCAACGATTTCTGAGCCAGAATCAACTTCAGCCATCACATCCACTTTTTCTGTGCCCGTGCCGTCATCTTCCATGGAGACCTCTGAATCAGTCACAAGTGCATCCACCCAAGATAATTCTCCACCTTTTGAGACAGCCTCTTCATCAAGCCCTAGACCGACGTTTTCTGAAACAGAAGTAACTTCAATCAAGACCTCCCCTTCATCTCAAACCATCAATTTGGTTCCAGGATCTTCATCTGCTAACATTCCAGGACAAATAACACCCggaattgatcaaataataccTTTTGCAGAACCCTCTCAATCAGACACAAGTTCATCCTCTCCAGATATTTTGCCATCTTTTGAGACGGCTTCTTCATCAAACCCCAGTTCAACGATTTCTGAGTCAGAATCAACTTCAGCCATGACATCCACTTTATCTGTGCCCATGCCATCATCTTCAATGGTGACCTCTGAATTAGACACAAGTGCATCCACCACAGATGTTTCTCCATCCTTTGAGACAGACTTTTCGTCAAGCCCCAGTTCAACGATTTCTGAGTCAGAATCCACTTCAACCCTGACATCCACTTTATCTGTGCCCATGCCATCATCTTCAATGATGACCTCTGAATCAGAAACAAGTGCATCCACCACAGATGTTTCTCCATCCTTTGAGACAGACTCTTCGTCAAGCCCCAGTTCAACGATTTCTGAGTCAGAATCCACTTCAACCCTGACATCCACTTTATCTGTGCCCATGCCATCATCTCCAATGATGACCTCTGAATTAGACACAAGTACATCACCCACAGACGTTTCTCCGTCCCTTGAGACAGATTCTTCGTCAAGCCCCAGTTCAACAATTTTTGAGTCAGATTCCACCTCAACCCTGACATCCACTTTATCTGTGCCCATGCCATCATCTTCAATGATGACCTCTGAATCAGAAACAAGTGCATCCACCACAGATGTTTCTCCATCCTTTGAGACAGACTCTTCGTCAAGCCCCAGTTCAACGATTTCTGAGTCAGAATCCACTTCAACCCTGACATCCACTTTATCTGTGCCCATGCCATCATCTCCAATGATACCTCTGAATTAG